ACGCCGCGCACGTGGGCGCCCAACGCGGCGCTGGCGCTGACGCTGGGCTTCGGCACGCTCTTCTTCTACGCGGCCATTCGCGGCGAGGTGTGGTTCAGCGCGGAGGTGATGGGCGTGGCCTTCACGTGCCTCTACGCGCGCAACGCCGTCCGGGCGCACCGGCCGGTGCTCGCCGGGCTCTTCTTCTCCATGGCGACGCTCACGCGCACGCCGCTGCTCTTCACCGGGCTGTTCTTCGTGCTGGAGGCGGTGTGTCCGGGCCCGGACCGGCTCTCCCAGCTCAAGGACTTGGGGACGAGGTGGAAGCCCGTGGCGGACAAGCTGGGCCGCTTCGTGCTGGGGGCCGCGCCGCTCGGACTGCTGGCGGCGGCCTACAACTTCTACCGCTTCGGCAGCCTGACCGAGTTCGGCCACCGCTTCCTCTACAACAACCGGGTGAACGTGGACATCGATCGCCTGGGCCTGTTCAACCCGGCCTACCTGCCACGCAACCTGGAGGCGGCCTTCCTCAAGCTGCCGGGCTTCTCGGGCTCCCCGCCGCGTCTCACGTATGACCCTCACGGGCTGACGCTGCTGCTCACGCTGCCGCTGCTCGTCTTCCTGCTGATTCCCAAGAAGAAGCCGCGCCTGCACTGGCCGGTGTGGCTCACCGTGGCCGTCACCGCGCTGCCCGGCCTGTTCTACCAGAACACCGGCTACATGCAGTTCGGCTTCCGCTTCAGCATCGACTACACGCCCTACCTGTTGCTGCTCTTCGCGCTGGGCGGCTGGTCCTTGCGCCATCGGGCCGTGGTGGCCGCGCTGGTGCTCGGAGGACTGGTGAACTTCTGGGGCGCGGTGGCCTTCCGGGGCTACACCGAGCTTGTCCGGAACTGGTAGGGCCGGCCCGCCTCCGGGCTTGACCGGCCGCCACCGGGCGAGCACATCTCAGGGCGTGAGCGACACTCCTCCGACCCCACCTCCCGCCGCCGGGCCCCCCTCGGGCAAGCGCTGGCACACCCGCGAGGACAGTGGCATCCGCCTGGATGCCCGGCTGCGCTGGTGGCACGACGACGAGCCCATCGAGCACCCGCGCATCATCGAACTCTTCAACAGCTCCCTGCACCTGGACGACACGGGCCGCTACCAGCTCCGGATTGGCAACGACTGGTGCTACGTCCAGGTGGAGGACGCGGCCTATGAGGTGCGCACCGTGGACGTCACCCCGGACGAGCGCGTCTCCGTGCGCCTGAGCGACCGCACCGCCGAGGCCCTGGAGCCCTCGGGCCTCGGGGTGGGCGCCGAGGGCGTGTTGGAGTGCCAGGTGAAGGGCGGCCGGGCCCGGGCGCGCTTCTCCCGGGATGCCCAGTACCAGTTGGGCGAGCTGATGGAGCAGGACGCCCAGGGCCGGCTCTTCCTGCGCGCGGGCCAGCGTCTGCTCGCGCTGCCCGCGTCGCTCGTGTTGCCCGACGCCTAGGCCTGCGCCGTGGGCACCTCCGCCTCGGCGCTCGGGGTGGAGGGGGCCGCGGCGGGGAGCATGCCCGCCAGCTCCCGGGCGAGAGACTCCAGCGCGTCCGGGTGCTCGCGCAGCCACTCGGTGGCCCGGTCCCGGCCCTGGCCGATGCGCTCGCCGCGCAGGCTGAAGTGGCTGCCCGCCTTGTCCACCAGCCCCGTCTGCACCCCCAGGTCCAGCACCTCGCCCGCGCGGTGGATGCCCAGGCCGTAGAGCACGTCGAACTCCGCTTCCTGGAAGGGCGGGGCGACCTTGTTCTTCACCACCTTCACCTTCGCCCTCGTCCCCACCACGCTCTCGCCGTCCTTGAGGTTGCTCGTGCGGCGGATCTCCAGGCGCACCGACGAGTAGAACTTCAGCGCGTTGCCTCCCGTGGTCGTCTCCGGGTTGCCGAACACCACGCCGATCTTCATGCGGATCTGATTGATGAAGATGATGCAGCAGCCCGAGCGGCTCACCGCCCCCGTGAGCTTGCGCAGCGCCTGGCTCATCAGCCGCGCCTGCACGCCCATGTGCGCATCCCCCATCTCCCCCTCGATCTCCGCGCGCGGCACCAGCGCCGCCACCGAGTCCACCACGATGAGATCCACCGCGCCCGAGCGCACGAGCTGCTCGGTGATCTCCAGCGCCTGCTCACCGGTGTCCGGCTGGGAGATGAGCAGCTCCTCCACGCGCACGCCCAGCTTGCGCGCGTAGTTGACGTCCAGCGCGTGCTCCGCGTCGATGAAGGCCGCCACGCCGCCCTGGGCCTGCACCTGGGCGATGGCATGCAGCGTGAGCGTCGTCTTGCCCGAGGACTCGTTGCCGAACAGCTCCACCACGCGGCCGCGCGGGTAGCCCCCCACCCCGAGCGCCCGATCCAGCCCCACCGAGCCCGAGGGAATCACCGCCACCTTCTGCTCGCGCGCCTCGCCCCCCAACGGCATCACCGCCCCCTTGCCGAACTGCTTCTCGATCGCCGCCACCGCCGCCGCCACCGCCTTCAACTTCTCCGTCAGCTTGTTCATCCGTCGCTCCTCGCCGCCCGTCACCGGGGGCCCCGCCGCGCTCCGGAAGGGAGCCCGTGGGACGAGAGGCTCTCGAGCAAGCGGTGTGCCGTGCGCGGTCACCCGGGAGCACCTGACCTCGGGCGTCTCGTTCCGCCCGAGCCGTCCCGCGCGGCGGAGGGGAGGGTCAGGAGTCCTCGGGCTGGGGCCAGGGGCCGGGGAGTTCCTGGCGGGGAGGGGGACCGCCCTGGAGGTTGGCGTGCAACCAGCCGCGGCGATCCATCTGCCGGCAGTCGATGGCCAGGTGCATGTCCATGTCCTCGATGCGCTCGTGTCCCTCGAGGTCCGCCCGGGAGCGCGCCAGCTTGAGGATGCGATCATGGGCGCGCGCGGACAGGCCGAACTGGCGCACGGCCCGCTCGAGCATCCGCTCGGCCCGGGGCGCGGGTTTGCAGTAGCGGTGCAGCAGCCGCGCCGGCATCTGGGCGTTGCAGTGCACGCCGGGCTCCTCGCGGAAGCGGGCCCGCTGGCGCTCGCGCGCGGCCTCCACGCGCTCGCGGTAGTACGTGCTCGGCGGCTCCTCGTCGCCGGGGCGGGCGATGTGGCGGTACTCCACGGGGCGCGTCTGCAGGGTGATGTCGATCCGGTCGAGCAGCGGCCCGCTCACCCGCGAGTGGTAGTCATGCACCCGGTACTCCGGGCACGTGCAGGTGCGGCCGGGGACGTTGAAGTAGCCGCACGGACAGGGGTTCATCGCCGCCACCAGCATCACCCGGCAGGGATAGGTGACATGCTGGATGGCGCGCGCCAGGTGGATGGAGCCTTCCTCCAGGGGCTGGCGCAGCACCTCCAGCACGTTCTTGCGGAACTCGGGCAGCTCGTCGAGGAAGAGCACGCCGTGGTGCGCGAGGGAGAGTTCGCCGGGCCGGGTGGCGGGGCCGCCGCCCACGAGGCCTGCGTCGGAGATGGTGTGGTGGGGGGCGCGAAAGGGCCGCTCGTGCATCAGCGCGGGGGTGTCCCCCAGCAGCCCGAGCACGGAGTAGATCTTCGTCACCTCCAGCGCCTCGTCGAACCCCATGGTGGGGAGGATGCCGGGCAGCCGCCGCGCGAGCATCGTCTTGCCCGAGCCAGGTGGCCCGCAGAACAGGACGTTGTGTCCTCCGGCGGCGGCGAGCTCCAGCGCCGTCTTCAGGTCGGCCTGCCCGCGCACCTCGGACATGTCCAGGGGCGCCGCGCGCGGGCGTCCGCGTGGGGGAGGGAGGTGCTCGCGGGTGAAGGGCGCGAGGGGCTTGTCGCCGATCAGGTGGTCCACGGCCTCGCGCAGGTGGCGGATGGCCACCACGCGCAGCCCCTGCACGAGCGAGGCCTCGGCCGCGTTCGCCTCGGGCACCATCACCCCCTGGTAGCCCCCATCCCGGGCCGCCACCGCCAGCGGCAACACCCCCTTGATGGGCTTCACCCCACCATCCAGCGACAGCTCTCCGCCGAAGAGGTAGTGCGACAGGGGCTCCTCGGGCATGAGCTTCGCCGCCGCGAGCACCCCCAGCGCGATGGGCAGCTCGAACGCGGCGCCTTCCTTGCGGATGTCCGCGGGCGCCAGGTTCACCGTGATGCGCTTGGAGGGCAGCTCGAAGCCGCAGTTCTTCAGCGCGGAGACGACCCGCACCTTGGACTCGCGCACCGCGCCCTCCGGCAGCCCCACGACGGAGAAGTACGGCAGCCCCAGGGCCATATCGACCTCACACTCCACCACCACCGCGTCGATTCCCATCAACGCGCCCGACCGCACCCGCGCCAGCATGTCCCGTCCTCGTCAAGAGTCCCGCGGGGAAGGGAGCAAGGTGCGTACCGGCGCGGACCCCCGGGGAGGCCCGTCCCCACGTGTCCTGTCGATGGGACGGCGTGTCCATGCAGGGAGGGCCGCGGAAGTCCAGGAGTTTCGCTCCTGGGGAATCTTACGAACGGACGGGAGTTCAGCTAACCTCGGGCCGCATGGAACACACCACACCGGCCCCACACTCGGACTCCACGTCTCACTCCTTTCACATCCGCCGCGCCAATCTCAAGCGCAACGCGCGGCTGAAGTTCACGTTCGGCCTCTTCCGTTTCTGTCTCTATGGAATGGTGGGCCTGTCCTCGGAGATCTTCTTCTACAACCTGGTGCGCGTCGCGCAGCACATCCCGGTGCTGGAGATGCTCTTCCGCTTCCAGTGGCGAGTGGATGATCGGCTGGGGCTCAACACCATCTGGCAGACGCCCGTCTCGACGGCCTACGGCCAGTGCTCGCTGTGGATGTTCCTCATCTACGGGGTGGCCTGCTTCTTCTTCATCGAGGCCATCTACCGGCGCACCTTCCGCCACCCCACGCTCCTGCGCGCGGTGCTCTACGGCTTCGCCATCCTCTTCTTCGAGGGCTTCAGTGGCGTGGTCCTGGAGAAGCTGACGGGCTACCGCATCTGGTACTACGCGGACCCGGGGGCCATCATGTGGGAGATGACGTCGCTCTACATCCTGCCCATCTGGATGGTGACGGGGCTCATCGCCGAGTGGATCTACAGGGAGTTGATGGATCCGGACCTGGTGGCGGCCTTGGAGTCCCCGTTGCCGGCCACGCCCGAGGAGACCGAGGCGTCGCTCCAGTTGATGCAGTAGGTGCAGGCGTGGCCGTCGTAGCCGGTCAGCTCGATGCGCAGGTTCTCCACGCCGGCGGTGCGCAGGCCCGCGTGGATGATGCCCGCGGTGAACGAGGGCAGGGAGCCGACCTCGTTCATCCACAGCTCGAACTTGCGCGGCCCCAGCTCCTTGAGACGTGACTCGGTGTAGTTGTTGCCCGAGCGGAAGTGCTGGGTGGCGCGCATGAGGGCGCGCCGTGGCCCCAGCACGCGCAAGAGCGACAGCACCGCGCGGCCGAGCATCGTCTCGCGATAGCCATCCATATAGGCCTCGCCGAGCTTGAAGGCGCTCTCCTCCAGGGGAAGCTGGGGATAGAGCTCCTCCGCCACGATGCGCAGGAACGTCATCCAGGAGGCGAAGGCGTACGCCGGGCGGAGCTTCTGCTCGAGGTCGAGCCCCGCCTGACGCAAGCGCTCCCGGCAGGCGGGGGACAGGCGCCCGTGGAGGGCGCGCACGAAAACCGCCTCGATGGTCTGCTCGAAAACCAGGAGCTCGTCGGCCATGAGAATCTCAGACTCTAGCCGACGAGCCCGGGCGTGGGAACCGCGTCAAGGTGACTCAGGGAGTAGGGGGCGCGGGAGGGGCCGGGGGCGCGGGGGCACCTCGCCGGGGGCGCCAGCCGGAGCGGCGGCGGGGATGTCCTCGGTGGCCATGCCGAGCACGAAGGCGCCGGCCTGCTTGGCGCCGTCGAAGGCGGCCACGAGCTTGCCGTAGTTGGCCTTGTCATCCGCCACGAAGAAGACGATGCGGTCCTCCTTCTTCTTGGCGCTCAGCATGCGCTTGAGCTTGCCGACGTAGTCGGCCTCGGACACGGGCTCGGTGTTGATGGAGAAGGCGCCCGAGGGGTCCAGCTTGACGATGAGCTGGGTGTCGGGCGTGTCGTCCGGAGGCGGGGGGACTTCCTCGGTCTCCGGGATGCGCACCTCGATGTCCTTCTCGAGCAGCGGCGTGAGCACCATGAAGATGATGAGCAGCACCAGCACCACGTCCACCAGGGGCGTGACGTTGATTTCCGAGTTGGGGGGGGTGCTGGGCTTGACGAACTGGCGGCGGGCGGACATGGCTAGTTCTTCTGCTCCTCGACGCCGAGAAAGATCTTCTTGGCCTTGGCCTTGCGAGTGATCTCCATCACCTGGCGGATGTCACCCACGGTGAGGGTGTTGTCACCCTTGAGGAGGATCTTCTTGTTGGGCAGGTAGGCGAGGGTGTCCTTGAGCTTGGACTCCAGCGCCGCCGCGTCGTACTCGTCCTGTTCCACGAACGTCTTCTTGTCCGCGGTGACGGAGAGGATGATGGGATCGGGATCCTCGCCACTCTTCTTCTCCTCCTCGACCTTGGCGGCCTTGGGGAGGGTGACGGACTTGCCACGCTGGAGCATGGGCGTGACGACCATGAAGATGATGAGCAGCACCAGCACCACGTCCACCAGGGGCGTGACGTTGATCTCGCTCTTGGGCCCCCCTTGAGGGCCTCCTGCTGACATACCCATGCGTGCACCTGCTGCTTGGAAGAGGGAAAGCCCCGGCCCGGGGGAGCTCTGGACTCAAGGAGAGCCCCGCCGAGGAGGCGGGCCGGAGGCTTTCGTGGGGGGTCTTAGCCCTGCGAAGCGGTGTGCGAGCCACCGAAGTGCCGCGCCACCACGTCCAGGAACTCGTTGGAGGACTCGGAGATGTCCACCGAGCGCGAGTCCACCCAACCGGACAGGAAGTTGTAGGCGATCACGGCGGGGATGGCCACGAGCAGACCGAAGGCCGTGGTGATGAGCGCCTCGGAGATACCGGCGGAGATGGTGCCCAGACCGCCCGCGCCCGCGGTGGCCATCTGCTGGAAGGCGTTCACGATACCCATCGTGGTGCCGAGCAGACCGACGAACGGGGCCGTGGAACCCACGGTGGCCAGCACGCCCAGGCCGCGCTTGAGGCTCTGCACCTCACGCTGCGCCTGGCGCTCGAGCGCGCGCGCCACCGACTCCACCGCCACGTCCTTGTTGGAGGGGCTGATGCGGTAGGCGGTCAGGCCCGAGTTGATCACGCGGCCCAGGTGACCCACGTCCTTGCCGAGGTTGGCGCCCGCGGCCTGGGCCAGATCGCCCTTGGCGAGGATGGCTCCCATCTTCGCGGCGAAATCGCGCGAGTCCTTGCGCGTCTTGCGGAAGACGATGATGCGCTCGGCCATCACGACCAGGGACGACACGGACATGAAGGCGAGGGTGAAGATGATGAAACGGGCGAAGAGGCCCGTGGACTGCCAGATGTGGGTAAGGGAGAAATCCATGGTGGGGGGAAGCGCTCCTCCTCGAGCGCAGTTGGATACGGCGTGATGACTGGGGAGTGGCGGCGCTGGCTCAGCGCGGCATGCTCAGGCGGATGTTGAAGGTGTAGTCGACCTGGACGGGCCGACCCTGGAACGTCACCGGCTTGTAGCGCTGGGCATACAGCGAGTCCAACACGGCCTGTTCCATGTGCGGCAGCGGCTTGATGATGCGGCAGCGCTCGACCTTGCCTTCGGTGGTGATGACGCACTTGACGATCATGAGACCCTGGACATGGGCCTCGAGGGCCTCGCGGGTGTACTGCGGCTGAGGACCCGACAGCTTCTCGGGGCGGGTCATTCCCGCGCCGAAGGGCAACACGTCCGTGCCGGTGCCACCCACCTGGCCACCGAGCACGCCACCGACCACACCGCCAATCACTCCGCCGACGACGCCTCCCGCCACACCGCCTTCAACTCCGCCTTCGACCTCTTCCTCGGTCGCCTCTTCTTCCTCGGCGGCCGGCTCCGGCTCCACCTCGGGCGGCTTCTCCTGGGGGATTTCCTTGGGCTGGACGATGGTGTCCGGCTTCTTCACCGTGGGCTTCTTGGTGGGAGTCTTCTTCGAGGCCGGAGGAGGGGGAGGGGGCGGCGGCGGCGGCGCGGCCACCGGAGGCGCCATGGCCTGCTTGAACGTCACCTCGACTTCCTTCTCTTCCTCTTTCGGAGGCCGCATCGACAACCACGCGATGCCACCCACCAGCGCGACGTGCAGCACCACCGAGACGACGGCACCCACTCCGAATCGGGACTTGGGCCCTTGCCCTCGGTCAAGGACAGAGTCGAACATGCGGTAACGCTCCTGAACTCGGGTGGACACCCACCACATCCCGCCCGGATCGCAAAAGGCGCGCTACCATACAAAAACCGCGGACGGGTGCAAGTGACCCCACCTGGGGAAAGACCACCTGTGTGATCGGGCAATGCCCCAGGCATCAGCAAAAATCAACGTCGTGTTGACAACAAGGTCACCTCAGATATTTTGCCCGACGCTTTTTGCTGCACCGTAGCCCACCTTGGAGGGGTTCCCAGCATGCAAGTCAGACGGATGCTCCGGGCGACTGGAGCGGTCGTAATTGCGGGCTTGACGTACAGCACCGCGGCCTACGCCGACAGCGTCATCATCGGAAGTGTTGTCAACGCTGACAACAAGAAGCCCGTAGCGGACGTCGTGGTCACGGCCACTTCTCCCAATCTGCAAGGTGAGCAGACTGTCATAACGGACGCTCAGGGGCAGTACCGTATTCCCCAGCTTCCGCCTGGCGTCTACACCCTGCGCTTCGACAAGGAGTCGTTCCGGCCCTTCTCGCGCTCGGAAGTGCAGCTGCGACTGGATCGCACCATCCGGGTGAACGTGGAGCTGCTGCCCGAGGGCTTCACCGAGGAGATCGTCCTGACGGGCACGCCGCCCACCATCGACGTCGGCTCGACGAGCACGGGCGTCAACGTGGACCAGGACTTCATCAAGCGCATCGCGGTGAACCGTCCGGGCGGCAAGGGCGGCGGCGCGCGCTCCTTCGAGAGCCTGGCCGAGCTGGCTCCGGGCGCGCAGAGCGACTCGTACGGCGTGTCCATCAACGGCACCACCTCGCCCGAGAACGGCTACGTGGTGGATGGCCTGTCGACGAACGATCCCGCCTTCGGCGTCAACGCGAGCCCCCTGAGCGTGGAGTTCGTGCAGGACGTGAACATCATCACCGGCGGTTACATGCCGGAGTACGGCCGCTCCACGGGCGGTGTGATCAACGCGGTGACGAAGTCGGGCTCCAACGAGTTCCACGGCTCCATCTACGGCACCGTCACCCCGGGCTTCGCCGAGGGTCCGCGCGCCACGGTGCGTCAGGCCGCCTCGGTCGTCGCCGGTCAGAACGCGCTGAACTTCCTGGGCGACGTGGGCGCCACCCTGGGCGGTCCCATCCTCAAGGACAGGCTCTGGTTCTTCGCCGGCGTGGCTCCGTCCTACACCAGCTACACCCACACGCGCACCCTCAACCGCCTCCTGATCGAGCGGGACGCGAGCGGCGCTCCGGTGCTGGACGCGAAGGGCAATCCGACCGTTCTGACGGATGAGCGTGGCTTCGAGCGGACCGAGCTCATCCCGAACTCGTCGAGCCAGTACGGTGTCCAGGCCCAGTCGGTGCAGTACCTCGGCAAGCTGACCTACCTGCTCAACCAGGACCACAACGTCTCCGTGTCGATCGCCGGCACGCCGAGCTCGTCCGGTGGCCGCGGCGTGTTCGCGATCGATCCGCAGTCGGGCCTGCTGCCGGAGCGCTTCAACGGGAAGCCGGGCAGTGCGGCGTTCGCCAACATCCAGGAGCTGACGAGCACCACCTCGGCGGCCCTCAAGTACGCCGGTGCCTTCAACGACAAGAACGTCCTGGTGGACGCCAACCTCGGTTGGTTCCACCAGACGTCCGCCTCCCTGCCCGCGGATGGCTCGCGGCCGGGTGACACGACGGGGGCCGCGGGCCTCGCGCTGGTGTGGTACCGCCAGCCCCGCCCCATCGCCTTCTACGAGCCGGAGATCCCGAACATCGGGGCGCTGTGCGAGGACGGCAAGGGTGGAACGGTGGCCTGCCCGGCCAGCAACTCGTCCAGCAACTACTACTCGGGCGGTCCCGGCCTCATCAAGGACGCCCTGCTGGACCGCGTGCAGGGTAACGCCAAGGTCACCTACCTGCTCAAGGCCCTGGGCAGCCACGTGTTCAAGGCGGGCATCGACATCGAGCGGCTCAACTACAACAACGTCCGTGCCTACACGGGCGGCGTGTACCTGCGCGAGGGAACGAGCAGCACCCTGTGGCAGGACTACCGCCGCTACGGCTTCCTGTCGGGTCCGGATGCCTCGACGAACCAGCTCACCCAGACGGCCAACTCCGCCAGCACCACCGCGGGTGGTTTCATCCAGGACAGCTGGACGATCGCCAACCGCGTGACGTTCAACGTGGGTGTGCGCTACGACTCCCAGTGGCTGTACGGCAACGGCGGCCAGGAGCTGGCCTTCGTGCTCGGCAATCAGATCTCCCCGCGCCTGGGTGTGATCGTCGACCCGATGGCCAACGGCCGCATGAAGGTGTACGCCAACTTCGCGCGCTACTACGAGCAGGTGCCCATCAACCTGCTCGACCGTGGCTTCCCCACCGAGCAGCGCTACGTCGCCTACCGCAACCCGGGTGCGGGCAAGTGCGATGCGACCAACATCGACACGCCCGAGGGTCAGCGCGCGTGCCTGTCCGGTGGCAACCTGGCGCAGATCAACTCGTACAGCGACCTGAACCCCAGCTTCAGCTTCCTGGGCGGCAAGGCCGACGCGACGCCGGTGGACCCCAACATCCAGCCCCAGTCCTCGGACGAGCTGCTCTTCGGCGCCGAGTACGAAGTGCTGGCCAACACCCGCCTGGGCGCCACCTATACCCACCGCAGCATGAACTCGGTCATCGAGGACATGAGCCGCGATGGTGGCAACACGTACTTCCTCGGCAACCCGGGCTCCGGCTTCACCAAGGGGGAGTTCCCGAAGGCCACGCGTGACTACGACGCGGTGTCGGTGTTCCTCACCCGCAACTTCACGGATGGCTGGCTGGCGCAGGCGAGCTACACGTGGTCGCGTCTGTACGGCAACTACGCCGGTCTGTTCCGTCCGGAGAACGATCAGCTCGATCCGAACACCAACTCGGACTTCGACCTGGTCGAGCTGCTGGAGAACCGCACGGGCCTGCTGCCCTACGACCGCACCCACTCCGTCAAGCTCTTCGGTGCCAAGGAGTTCAACTTCACCAACAACCTGACGGGCAGCCTCGGTCTGTCGTACCGCGGCAACTCGGGCACGCCCATCAGCTACCTCGGCGGTCACCCCACCTACGGCACGAGCGAGGCGTTCATCCTCCCCCGTGGCACCGCGGGCCGCACGCCCTGGGTTCACAACATCGATGGCAACATCGGCGTGAACTACCGCGTGACCCGGAGCAACGTGCTGTCGCTCAGCCTGGACGTGTTCAACATCTTCAACTTCCAGCAGTACACGCAGGTGGATCAGATCTACGCCAACGAGGACGTGCTGCCCATCACGGGCGGGATCGAGGGTGAGCTGACCCCGGACAAGGTGACGACGGTCGCGGGCACCCCGCTGCCGGCGGACAAGGTGAACAAGAACTTCAAGCAGGCGACCATCTACCAGGCTCCGCGG
Above is a window of Cystobacter fuscus DNA encoding:
- the recA gene encoding recombinase RecA, translating into MNKLTEKLKAVAAAVAAIEKQFGKGAVMPLGGEAREQKVAVIPSGSVGLDRALGVGGYPRGRVVELFGNESSGKTTLTLHAIAQVQAQGGVAAFIDAEHALDVNYARKLGVRVEELLISQPDTGEQALEITEQLVRSGAVDLIVVDSVAALVPRAEIEGEMGDAHMGVQARLMSQALRKLTGAVSRSGCCIIFINQIRMKIGVVFGNPETTTGGNALKFYSSVRLEIRRTSNLKDGESVVGTRAKVKVVKNKVAPPFQEAEFDVLYGLGIHRAGEVLDLGVQTGLVDKAGSHFSLRGERIGQGRDRATEWLREHPDALESLARELAGMLPAAAPSTPSAEAEVPTAQA
- a CDS encoding YifB family Mg chelatase-like AAA ATPase, with the translated sequence MLARVRSGALMGIDAVVVECEVDMALGLPYFSVVGLPEGAVRESKVRVVSALKNCGFELPSKRITVNLAPADIRKEGAAFELPIALGVLAAAKLMPEEPLSHYLFGGELSLDGGVKPIKGVLPLAVAARDGGYQGVMVPEANAAEASLVQGLRVVAIRHLREAVDHLIGDKPLAPFTREHLPPPRGRPRAAPLDMSEVRGQADLKTALELAAAGGHNVLFCGPPGSGKTMLARRLPGILPTMGFDEALEVTKIYSVLGLLGDTPALMHERPFRAPHHTISDAGLVGGGPATRPGELSLAHHGVLFLDELPEFRKNVLEVLRQPLEEGSIHLARAIQHVTYPCRVMLVAAMNPCPCGYFNVPGRTCTCPEYRVHDYHSRVSGPLLDRIDITLQTRPVEYRHIARPGDEEPPSTYYRERVEAARERQRARFREEPGVHCNAQMPARLLHRYCKPAPRAERMLERAVRQFGLSARAHDRILKLARSRADLEGHERIEDMDMHLAIDCRQMDRRGWLHANLQGGPPPRQELPGPWPQPEDS
- a CDS encoding ExbD/TolR family protein; translation: MGMSAGGPQGGPKSEINVTPLVDVVLVLLIIFMVVTPMLQRGKSVTLPKAAKVEEEKKSGEDPDPIILSVTADKKTFVEQDEYDAAALESKLKDTLAYLPNKKILLKGDNTLTVGDIRQVMEITRKAKAKKIFLGVEEQKN
- a CDS encoding energy transducer TonB, producing MFDSVLDRGQGPKSRFGVGAVVSVVLHVALVGGIAWLSMRPPKEEEKEVEVTFKQAMAPPVAAPPPPPPPPPPASKKTPTKKPTVKKPDTIVQPKEIPQEKPPEVEPEPAAEEEEATEEEVEGGVEGGVAGGVVGGVIGGVVGGVLGGQVGGTGTDVLPFGAGMTRPEKLSGPQPQYTREALEAHVQGLMIVKCVITTEGKVERCRIIKPLPHMEQAVLDSLYAQRYKPVTFQGRPVQVDYTFNIRLSMPR
- a CDS encoding DUF1285 domain-containing protein, whose product is MSDTPPTPPPAAGPPSGKRWHTREDSGIRLDARLRWWHDDEPIEHPRIIELFNSSLHLDDTGRYQLRIGNDWCYVQVEDAAYEVRTVDVTPDERVSVRLSDRTAEALEPSGLGVGAEGVLECQVKGGRARARFSRDAQYQLGELMEQDAQGRLFLRAGQRLLALPASLVLPDA
- a CDS encoding TonB-dependent receptor gives rise to the protein MQVRRMLRATGAVVIAGLTYSTAAYADSVIIGSVVNADNKKPVADVVVTATSPNLQGEQTVITDAQGQYRIPQLPPGVYTLRFDKESFRPFSRSEVQLRLDRTIRVNVELLPEGFTEEIVLTGTPPTIDVGSTSTGVNVDQDFIKRIAVNRPGGKGGGARSFESLAELAPGAQSDSYGVSINGTTSPENGYVVDGLSTNDPAFGVNASPLSVEFVQDVNIITGGYMPEYGRSTGGVINAVTKSGSNEFHGSIYGTVTPGFAEGPRATVRQAASVVAGQNALNFLGDVGATLGGPILKDRLWFFAGVAPSYTSYTHTRTLNRLLIERDASGAPVLDAKGNPTVLTDERGFERTELIPNSSSQYGVQAQSVQYLGKLTYLLNQDHNVSVSIAGTPSSSGGRGVFAIDPQSGLLPERFNGKPGSAAFANIQELTSTTSAALKYAGAFNDKNVLVDANLGWFHQTSASLPADGSRPGDTTGAAGLALVWYRQPRPIAFYEPEIPNIGALCEDGKGGTVACPASNSSSNYYSGGPGLIKDALLDRVQGNAKVTYLLKALGSHVFKAGIDIERLNYNNVRAYTGGVYLREGTSSTLWQDYRRYGFLSGPDASTNQLTQTANSASTTAGGFIQDSWTIANRVTFNVGVRYDSQWLYGNGGQELAFVLGNQISPRLGVIVDPMANGRMKVYANFARYYEQVPINLLDRGFPTEQRYVAYRNPGAGKCDATNIDTPEGQRACLSGGNLAQINSYSDLNPSFSFLGGKADATPVDPNIQPQSSDELLFGAEYEVLANTRLGATYTHRSMNSVIEDMSRDGGNTYFLGNPGSGFTKGEFPKATRDYDAVSVFLTRNFTDGWLAQASYTWSRLYGNYAGLFRPENDQLDPNTNSDFDLVELLENRTGLLPYDRTHSVKLFGAKEFNFTNNLTGSLGLSYRGNSGTPISYLGGHPTYGTSEAFILPRGTAGRTPWVHNIDGNIGVNYRVTRSNVLSLSLDVFNIFNFQQYTQVDQIYANEDVLPITGGIEGELTPDKVTTVAGTPLPADKVNKNFKQATIYQAPRQIRLGLKYTF
- a CDS encoding ExbD/TolR family protein; protein product: MSARRQFVKPSTPPNSEINVTPLVDVVLVLLIIFMVLTPLLEKDIEVRIPETEEVPPPPDDTPDTQLIVKLDPSGAFSINTEPVSEADYVGKLKRMLSAKKKEDRIVFFVADDKANYGKLVAAFDGAKQAGAFVLGMATEDIPAAAPAGAPGEVPPRPRPLPRPLLPESP
- a CDS encoding DUF2378 family protein gives rise to the protein MADELLVFEQTIEAVFVRALHGRLSPACRERLRQAGLDLEQKLRPAYAFASWMTFLRIVAEELYPQLPLEESAFKLGEAYMDGYRETMLGRAVLSLLRVLGPRRALMRATQHFRSGNNYTESRLKELGPRKFELWMNEVGSLPSFTAGIIHAGLRTAGVENLRIELTGYDGHACTYCINWSDASVSSGVAGNGDSKAATRSGSINSL
- a CDS encoding MotA/TolQ/ExbB proton channel family protein gives rise to the protein MDFSLTHIWQSTGLFARFIIFTLAFMSVSSLVVMAERIIVFRKTRKDSRDFAAKMGAILAKGDLAQAAGANLGKDVGHLGRVINSGLTAYRISPSNKDVAVESVARALERQAQREVQSLKRGLGVLATVGSTAPFVGLLGTTMGIVNAFQQMATAGAGGLGTISAGISEALITTAFGLLVAIPAVIAYNFLSGWVDSRSVDISESSNEFLDVVARHFGGSHTASQG